The Candidatus Kryptonium sp. genome contains a region encoding:
- a CDS encoding biopolymer transporter Tol, translating into MKRIFIYFALIMLLVSMGLAQQGPFGKNKVQYKDFTWYFIRTDHFDIYFTDGGYELAEYTAKVAEDAYVKISKLLRYEIINRIPIIIYNSHNDFQQTNVVAEYLEEGIGGVTELFKNRVVVPFEGSYRQFRHVIHHELVHAVMNDMFYGGSLQSALINNIQIQLPMWLVEGLPEFSALRWDVNSDMFMRDATVNDYLPPIEYLDGYFAYRGGQSVFWYISRKYGDEKIGELINRIRGLRSVEAGIRSSLGMSLKELSDRWIREQKKLYWSDFAKRESPDEFAKRLTDHTKRDNFYNTSPAISPTGDKIAFISDRDDYFDVFIMSAIDGRIIKKVVKGNRTKNFEELHLLTPGLTWSPDGSKIALAVKSGDSDAIFIIDVKTEKHQKITFDLDGIFSVDWSRDGSKLAFVGLKHGQSDIYVYDLSNKTLVNLTDDIFSDADPVWSSDGKFVYFSSDRKDFVSKDMIPQDFKMYNFDPNQYDIYSVSLETKEIKRITHTDYWDETSPVVSPDGKKILFISDRNGINNIYEKDLETGNERPLTNSLSGIYQLSITYDGSKLAFASFHNGGFDIFLLRQPFERKLNVQELEPTVFVMEFLKEKQRELAKAEKSEKEETSNASDTTSVQPYGSDIKVNLRNYIFADIFRQDSIAMSIRSRVDLTPPDNLDESGRYKVYRYRVNFTPDLIYTNASYNTFYGVLGEAFMMFSDMLGNHQIYLITSLMFDLKNSDYAIAYFYLPKRINWGIEAFHIARFFSVGSQYYYLYRYRLYGGTVMGSYPIDKFRRIDFGIGYYSVVGEYLDFPEIGEHSTLLMPSLTYVHDNSLWRYIFPSNGERYYFSIYASPKLGPNSIQFLTGIFDYRKYFRLWSDYSIAFRFTAGGSTGENRQRFMLGGVDAWINWAIKNDYIPIENTADFFFFEAISGPIVPLRGYVYNEQSGSKFALMNLEFRFPLIRYFIGGALPLAFRNLMGVIFLDMGSAWDSWRSWRAFHQPDPFTGTLTKDLLIGTGYGFRIYLFGLLLRLDIAWRFNWGSFSKPVYYFSFGPDY; encoded by the coding sequence ATGAAGCGTATTTTCATTTACTTTGCATTAATTATGCTTTTGGTTTCAATGGGGCTTGCTCAGCAAGGTCCGTTTGGAAAAAACAAGGTTCAATATAAAGATTTCACTTGGTATTTCATACGAACCGATCACTTTGATATTTACTTTACCGATGGCGGTTATGAGCTTGCTGAGTATACAGCGAAAGTTGCAGAGGATGCTTATGTTAAAATAAGTAAACTCTTGAGATACGAAATAATAAATCGTATTCCGATAATTATTTATAATTCTCACAACGATTTTCAGCAGACAAATGTCGTTGCAGAGTATCTTGAGGAAGGCATTGGTGGTGTGACCGAGCTATTTAAGAATAGAGTTGTTGTTCCATTTGAAGGTTCGTATAGGCAGTTTCGTCATGTTATACATCATGAGCTTGTTCATGCGGTGATGAATGATATGTTTTATGGTGGTTCGCTTCAATCTGCTTTGATAAACAACATTCAAATTCAATTGCCGATGTGGTTGGTTGAGGGTTTGCCTGAGTTTTCTGCTTTAAGATGGGATGTTAATTCAGATATGTTTATGAGGGATGCGACCGTAAATGATTATCTCCCACCGATAGAATATCTTGATGGTTATTTTGCGTATAGAGGAGGTCAATCTGTTTTTTGGTATATTTCAAGGAAATATGGTGATGAGAAAATTGGGGAGCTTATAAACAGGATCAGAGGGTTGAGAAGTGTTGAGGCAGGAATAAGAAGTTCGCTTGGGATGAGTTTGAAGGAGCTTTCGGATAGATGGATTAGAGAGCAGAAAAAATTATATTGGTCTGATTTTGCAAAGAGAGAATCGCCAGATGAATTTGCCAAACGATTGACAGACCATACAAAGCGTGATAATTTTTATAACACGAGTCCTGCTATCTCTCCGACGGGCGATAAAATTGCTTTCATTTCTGACAGGGACGATTATTTTGATGTTTTTATCATGTCTGCAATTGATGGGAGAATTATAAAAAAGGTTGTGAAGGGAAATAGAACTAAGAACTTTGAAGAATTACACCTTTTGACGCCAGGGTTGACTTGGTCGCCTGATGGTAGCAAGATAGCTCTTGCTGTTAAGAGTGGTGATAGCGATGCAATTTTCATAATTGATGTTAAAACAGAAAAGCATCAAAAGATCACATTTGATCTTGATGGTATCTTTTCAGTTGATTGGTCCAGAGATGGAAGCAAACTTGCGTTTGTCGGTCTAAAGCATGGACAGTCGGACATCTATGTTTATGATCTTTCAAATAAAACTCTCGTTAATTTGACCGATGATATCTTTAGCGATGCTGATCCGGTTTGGTCTTCCGATGGGAAATTCGTTTATTTCTCTTCTGACAGAAAGGATTTCGTCTCAAAGGACATGATCCCGCAGGATTTCAAGATGTATAATTTTGATCCAAATCAATATGATATTTATTCTGTTAGCCTTGAAACCAAAGAGATAAAGCGAATAACTCATACAGATTATTGGGATGAAACATCACCGGTGGTTTCGCCAGATGGTAAGAAAATCCTTTTCATTTCGGATAGAAATGGTATAAATAATATCTATGAGAAAGATCTTGAGACAGGAAACGAAAGACCTTTGACTAATTCCTTAAGTGGGATCTATCAGCTTTCCATAACATACGATGGTTCAAAGCTTGCGTTTGCGTCTTTCCACAATGGTGGTTTTGATATTTTCCTTTTGCGTCAACCTTTTGAGCGGAAGCTAAATGTTCAAGAGCTTGAGCCAACTGTTTTTGTAATGGAGTTTTTAAAGGAAAAACAAAGAGAACTTGCTAAGGCAGAAAAATCTGAAAAAGAGGAAACATCAAATGCCTCGGATACGACTTCAGTTCAACCTTATGGAAGCGATATAAAAGTTAATCTCAGAAACTACATCTTTGCTGACATATTTAGGCAGGATAGCATTGCCATGTCTATTAGATCTCGTGTGGATTTAACTCCTCCAGATAATCTTGATGAGTCAGGGCGTTATAAAGTTTACAGATATAGAGTTAATTTTACGCCGGACTTAATTTACACAAATGCAAGTTATAACACATTTTATGGTGTCCTTGGGGAAGCTTTCATGATGTTCAGCGATATGCTTGGAAATCATCAAATTTATTTGATTACAAGCCTTATGTTTGATCTCAAAAATAGCGATTATGCGATTGCTTATTTCTACCTTCCAAAAAGAATCAACTGGGGCATTGAAGCTTTCCATATAGCGAGATTTTTCAGTGTTGGTAGCCAGTATTATTACCTTTACAGGTATAGATTATATGGCGGGACAGTTATGGGTTCTTATCCGATTGATAAATTTAGAAGAATTGATTTTGGAATTGGATATTACAGTGTAGTTGGCGAATATCTTGATTTTCCTGAGATAGGGGAACATTCAACGCTTTTGATGCCGTCGTTGACTTATGTTCACGACAATTCTTTGTGGCGTTATATTTTCCCATCAAACGGTGAAAGATATTATTTCTCTATCTATGCAAGCCCAAAGCTTGGACCTAATAGCATTCAATTTTTGACGGGGATTTTTGATTATAGAAAATACTTCCGCTTATGGAGCGATTATAGCATCGCATTTAGATTCACTGCGGGTGGAAGCACTGGTGAAAATAGGCAACGGTTTATGCTTGGTGGAGTTGATGCTTGGATAAACTGGGCTATTAAAAACGATTACATACCAATTGAAAATACTGCTGACTTTTTCTTCTTTGAAGCCATATCTGGACCAATAGTTCCATTGCGTGGCTATGTTTATAATGAACAGAGCGGTTCAAAATTTGCACTTATGAACCTTGAATTTAGATTTCCTTTGATAAGATATTTCATTGGAGGCGCTTTGCCACTTGCTTTTAGAAATTTGATGGGAGTTATATTTCTTGATATGGGCTCGGCTTGGGATTCGTGGAGGTCGTGGCGTGCGTTTCATCAACCAGATCCATTCACTGGCACTCTGACGAAAGATTTATTGATTGGAACTGGTTATGGATTTAGAATTTACTTATTTGGACTTTTGCTACGACTTGACATAGCTTGGCGATTCAATTGGGGCTCTTTTTCAAAGCCAGTTTATTATTTCTCGTTTGGACCGGATTATTGA
- a CDS encoding DUF5110 domain-containing protein: protein MLKKFILILLFPWVALSQINFVGNYTGHTTTDSTIRFYAGMCAIELKFIRSDILKVTLFEDLNNAVEDTTFVVLQSCSDVRWEMRDEGSKFLIQTDSILIRVDKTPLRIYYYDKAGKLLLKERNSGGFGFRGKEKYVFFDIQPDEHFYGLGQKGIDIDRKGHAFSTYNQHIVGYDSPLKTMQINVPFVQSNYNYGLYFDITFPGYFDFGVSIQSVWYYKTEDGQMNYYFIYASSIKEILKKYFWLTGFPPIPPRWSFGFLQSKYGYRNQTETENIVNTFLLKNIPLDAIILDLYWFGWGNMGNMTWDRNNWRDPVRMMADFKAKGVKTIVISEPYINLTSFNYSIADQNRFFAFDSSGRSYVFQNFWATPSSLLDITNPSAQIWWWEKYKNLLDEGVSGFWTDLGEPENHPDFLKHYLGSARKVHNVYNFLWAKTLYDGYRRDFPEKRIFNLTRSGFAGIQRFGVITWSGDVRKSFNGLKVQVPMLIGMVMSGIPYHNSDIGGFTGGTTTGELYVRWIQFGTFCPVMRPHGHEQPLEPWAFGEDIERIVKKYIQLRYQLLPYIYTYAYKTWKYGETLIKPVLYEFPHDVNVYNLSYEYLFGDFILVSPVFVAGQRMWDVYLPSGSLWVNFWTGEVYNGGKTIRVNAPLDQIPLFIRVPSIIPMGKIKRYSNQSPDDTLFVDVYPGDVEFELYEDDGETMAYKNGEFALTELKCRKQGNEVSFRISEARGQFNGMVDKRCWILKFNLIGTFDSIKVNGIKITVADDSLKFSSDSTSAWFNKNRKILYVKFCSSVLYSVEVKIFGVEIIVGVRDFKGGGFKPGLIQNYPNPFNQETVIEFEIPRNTVVKISVYDLLGRVVKDMNLGEMPAGRHKVKFYSQDIPSGIYFYTLQMDGFFEARKMIVLK from the coding sequence ATGCTAAAAAAGTTTATTTTAATTCTACTTTTCCCGTGGGTAGCTTTGAGCCAAATAAACTTTGTTGGTAATTACACAGGGCACACTACAACCGATAGCACGATAAGGTTTTACGCTGGGATGTGCGCAATTGAACTTAAGTTTATCCGAAGCGATATTTTGAAAGTTACTCTATTTGAGGATTTAAACAACGCAGTTGAAGACACGACCTTTGTTGTGTTACAAAGTTGCAGTGATGTGCGGTGGGAAATGAGAGATGAGGGTAGCAAATTTTTAATTCAAACGGATTCAATTTTAATTCGGGTTGATAAAACGCCTTTGAGGATTTATTATTACGACAAAGCGGGCAAGCTTTTGTTGAAAGAAAGGAACTCAGGCGGATTTGGCTTCAGAGGAAAAGAAAAATATGTTTTCTTTGATATTCAACCGGATGAACATTTTTATGGGCTTGGGCAAAAGGGAATTGATATTGACAGAAAAGGGCATGCATTTAGCACATACAATCAACACATAGTTGGCTATGATTCACCGTTAAAGACGATGCAAATAAATGTTCCATTTGTTCAATCAAATTACAATTATGGCTTGTATTTTGATATAACATTTCCTGGTTATTTTGATTTCGGCGTTTCTATTCAGTCGGTTTGGTATTATAAAACCGAAGATGGGCAGATGAATTATTACTTCATTTATGCATCTTCAATTAAAGAAATTCTTAAAAAATATTTTTGGCTTACGGGTTTCCCACCGATTCCACCAAGATGGTCATTTGGATTTTTACAAAGCAAATATGGTTACAGAAATCAAACAGAAACCGAAAATATCGTCAATACATTCTTATTGAAAAATATCCCGCTTGATGCGATAATCCTTGATCTTTACTGGTTTGGTTGGGGAAATATGGGAAACATGACTTGGGATAGAAATAACTGGCGTGATCCAGTAAGAATGATGGCGGATTTCAAAGCGAAAGGTGTTAAGACGATCGTCATTTCTGAACCGTATATAAATCTCACTTCATTTAATTATTCAATTGCTGATCAAAACAGATTTTTTGCTTTTGATTCATCAGGTAGAAGCTATGTTTTTCAAAACTTCTGGGCGACTCCTTCTTCTCTTCTTGATATTACAAATCCAAGTGCACAAATTTGGTGGTGGGAGAAATACAAAAATCTTTTGGACGAAGGTGTTTCAGGTTTTTGGACAGATCTTGGGGAGCCGGAGAATCATCCTGATTTTTTGAAACATTATCTCGGAAGCGCAAGGAAAGTTCACAATGTTTATAATTTTCTTTGGGCGAAAACTTTATATGATGGCTATCGTCGTGATTTCCCTGAAAAGAGAATTTTTAATTTAACAAGATCTGGTTTTGCGGGAATTCAGCGTTTTGGGGTTATAACTTGGTCGGGTGATGTGAGAAAAAGTTTTAACGGCTTGAAAGTTCAAGTGCCGATGTTAATTGGAATGGTTATGTCTGGTATACCGTATCATAATTCAGATATCGGTGGATTTACTGGTGGAACGACAACTGGCGAACTTTATGTCAGATGGATTCAGTTTGGAACATTTTGTCCTGTCATGAGACCACATGGGCATGAGCAACCACTTGAACCTTGGGCTTTTGGGGAAGATATTGAGAGAATAGTCAAAAAATATATTCAACTTCGTTATCAGTTGCTCCCGTATATTTACACTTACGCTTACAAAACTTGGAAATACGGTGAAACTCTTATAAAGCCAGTTTTATATGAATTTCCACATGATGTAAATGTTTACAATTTAAGTTATGAATATCTTTTTGGCGATTTCATTCTTGTTTCGCCTGTTTTTGTTGCAGGACAAAGGATGTGGGATGTTTACCTACCAAGTGGATCTTTATGGGTTAATTTTTGGACGGGCGAGGTTTATAACGGCGGGAAAACAATTCGGGTCAATGCACCACTTGATCAAATACCTTTATTTATCAGAGTTCCATCAATAATTCCAATGGGGAAGATAAAAAGATATAGCAATCAATCTCCAGACGACACTCTTTTCGTTGATGTCTATCCGGGCGATGTTGAATTTGAACTTTACGAAGACGATGGCGAAACAATGGCATATAAAAATGGTGAGTTCGCACTTACAGAACTTAAATGTAGAAAACAAGGTAATGAAGTAAGCTTTCGCATAAGTGAAGCAAGAGGTCAATTCAATGGTATGGTTGACAAAAGATGTTGGATTTTGAAATTCAACCTTATCGGAACTTTTGATTCAATTAAGGTAAATGGTATCAAAATTACCGTTGCTGATGATTCGCTTAAATTTTCATCTGATTCTACATCTGCATGGTTTAACAAGAATAGAAAAATTCTATATGTAAAATTTTGCTCTTCTGTTTTATATAGTGTTGAGGTAAAGATATTTGGGGTTGAGATTATAGTGGGCGTTAGGGACTTTAAAGGCGGGGGATTTAAACCAGGTCTTATCCAAAATTATCCAAATCCATTCAATCAAGAGACGGTGATAGAGTTTGAAATTCCGCGCAATACGGTGGTTAAAATTTCAGTTTACGATTTGCTCGGGCGGGTCGTGAAGGATATGAATTTGGGAGAAATGCCTGCCGGAAGACATAAGGTAAAATTTTATTCGCAGGACATACCGTCTGGAATATATTTTTACACTCTTCAGATGGATGGATTTTTTGAGGCGAGGAAAATGATCGTTTTAAAATAA
- a CDS encoding glycosyltransferase family 39 protein: MKKGKTENKTPKFNSDKFILLVSLAYLIIMLIFSLGYRKVGNYDIETDFFWDYAVEARNILNGIINVGEFRGPGYPTIVGLLSLIVGDIFKSGLIVSAISSALVILITFKTLKSVFDEKIALAVSLTMIFNPTFLRYSYVCGTDMFFNLLVSSAVFFALIGVLKNKLIYLFLSGLFGGYAYLTRYNGISLLIGLPLMILISNPGSLKKGILKSILAVAGYLVFLLPWSIYSYIKRGEFFYNRNYLNIAYEMYAKGKIPWDNFWFEASKEYKSFLDVFLRDPGLFVEKAILNFIDHFWRDLTQLCGWQFLILFAIGLIILISQKVDRVKLGYFASGFTFFLVLVFVFYSERFSMYLLPVYLSVCYQVIKWRKVEEIKYGWLIVIAVFNLISLPKISQMIKRDIQNQPFDILHIREQFISKFGNSEKGKIIVARKPNIAYYLNMEFRPFPLVNNFEQLHSELMRLNASYLYYSWIEYYFRRELEGLFNYASPPPFLEPIAVSEDPPAVLYKVKK; this comes from the coding sequence ATGAAGAAAGGCAAAACAGAAAACAAAACCCCGAAATTTAACTCTGACAAATTCATCCTTCTCGTCTCGCTTGCCTACCTTATCATCATGTTAATTTTTTCGCTTGGTTATAGGAAAGTTGGAAACTACGATATAGAAACCGATTTCTTCTGGGATTACGCCGTTGAAGCTAGAAACATCTTGAACGGGATCATAAATGTTGGGGAATTCCGCGGACCAGGATATCCGACGATCGTTGGGCTTTTGTCATTAATAGTTGGAGATATTTTTAAATCTGGATTGATAGTCTCGGCTATTTCATCAGCCCTTGTCATCTTAATAACTTTCAAAACCTTGAAAAGTGTGTTTGACGAGAAAATCGCTCTCGCCGTATCATTGACTATGATTTTTAATCCGACATTTTTGAGATATTCTTATGTCTGCGGAACCGATATGTTTTTTAATCTGCTCGTCTCCTCAGCTGTATTTTTTGCGCTCATCGGTGTTTTAAAGAATAAATTAATCTATCTTTTCCTATCCGGTTTATTTGGTGGGTACGCTTACTTGACAAGATACAACGGAATCTCTTTGCTTATTGGACTTCCTTTAATGATTTTAATTTCAAACCCAGGGAGTTTGAAAAAGGGAATTTTAAAATCAATACTCGCTGTCGCTGGCTACCTTGTTTTCCTTCTCCCATGGTCAATTTATTCCTATATAAAGCGTGGTGAATTTTTTTACAACCGAAATTATCTGAACATCGCGTATGAGATGTATGCAAAAGGGAAAATCCCTTGGGATAATTTCTGGTTTGAAGCATCAAAAGAATACAAATCATTTCTTGATGTTTTTCTTCGCGACCCAGGGCTTTTCGTTGAAAAAGCGATCTTAAATTTCATAGATCACTTCTGGCGTGATTTGACCCAGCTTTGTGGATGGCAGTTTTTAATTTTATTTGCCATCGGTTTAATTATTCTAATAAGCCAAAAGGTTGACAGAGTAAAGCTTGGATACTTTGCTTCAGGATTTACATTTTTCTTGGTGCTCGTTTTCGTGTTTTATAGCGAGAGGTTTTCTATGTACCTTCTCCCTGTCTATCTTTCGGTTTGCTATCAAGTTATCAAGTGGAGAAAAGTAGAAGAAATAAAATATGGCTGGTTAATTGTCATCGCAGTTTTCAATCTAATCTCACTGCCTAAGATTTCTCAAATGATAAAGAGAGATATTCAAAATCAACCATTTGACATACTTCACATAAGGGAACAATTTATATCAAAATTTGGCAACTCTGAAAAAGGTAAAATAATCGTAGCTCGGAAACCTAACATCGCTTACTATTTGAATATGGAGTTTAGACCTTTCCCACTTGTAAATAATTTTGAACAGCTTCACAGCGAATTGATGAGATTGAACGCTTCATATCTTTATTATAGTTGGATTGAATACTATTTCAGAAGGGAGCTTGAAGGGCTTTTTAACTACGCTTCTCCACCGCCGTTTCTTGAGCCCATTGCTGTTTCAGAAGATCCCCCGGCAGTTCTTTACAAGGTGAAAAAATAG
- a CDS encoding flagellar FlbD family protein, with amino-acid sequence MIKVTRLNGQEIVVNAELIEYLEASPDTIIALTTGKKIMVKESVDEVIEKIIQYRQRCLPDSLLPRVKKSSEEKD; translated from the coding sequence ATGATCAAAGTAACAAGATTAAATGGACAAGAAATTGTCGTCAACGCAGAATTAATTGAATATCTTGAGGCCTCACCTGATACAATCATAGCCCTTACAACAGGTAAGAAGATCATGGTCAAGGAAAGCGTTGATGAGGTTATTGAGAAGATAATCCAATATCGTCAAAGATGTTTGCCTGATTCGTTACTTCCACGAGTTAAAAAATCTTCTGAGGAAAAAGATTAA
- a CDS encoding flagellar hook-basal body complex protein yields the protein MSFLRSLFSGVSGLRNHQVMMDVIGNNISNINTIGFKSARVSFSETFAQTLRGATQPSAESGGTNPLQVGLGMNISSIDTIFTQGNLETTGQVTDLAIQGNGFFIVKKGGKNYFTRAGAFRFDANGNLVDSATGAIVQGKMADASGVVPPGAKLEDIKIPFGQKSPAKATSVIKLTGNLNAGGIPKGNILRSARLYAVEDGNSDVNNLLATGTANTVITGMLSGSTTVTIQDGTKVRTYTYVSKDGGVGDGNFHTLNDLIAEINNDFAGSLSASIDSEGRIVLRSSSNQSVVISSNNRNFESALSGLNGSYTAGSSKFSDEFSHVARPNDLLTKLRDAQGNDLGLVAGDTITIAGKVGGKAITAVNFSVSPTSTYKDFADAIKNAFRISNPKGVVIDLDTGALVVNADGGKSYEITELNISSTGRDRFNSIFENRPGNWLEVQKAEDVEASTTVTVYDSLGNKHNITLKFVKDATTPNQWSWTASVSGKEVIIAGGSGKIVFNSDGSIRSFFFDDGSSTLRLDPGDNSADILDIVIDPGKIGEFAGITQMEGPSSLIADQNGYGLGFLNTISVNEDGKILGVFSNGTVRVLAQILVATFNNPSGLLRVGDNMFDISANSGTPIIDEPGSAIQSKVMSGVLEQSNVDLAEEFTRMIIAQRGFQANARIITTSDEFLQEIVNLKR from the coding sequence ATGTCATTCTTGAGATCTTTGTTCTCGGGCGTTTCTGGATTGAGAAACCATCAAGTTATGATGGATGTAATCGGAAATAACATCTCAAACATTAACACTATTGGATTCAAATCTGCTCGTGTCTCTTTCAGTGAAACATTTGCTCAAACACTTCGCGGGGCTACTCAACCATCCGCTGAATCTGGTGGAACAAATCCACTACAGGTTGGGCTTGGAATGAATATAAGCTCAATTGATACAATTTTCACACAGGGAAATCTTGAAACAACAGGTCAAGTGACAGATCTTGCAATCCAGGGCAATGGATTTTTCATTGTGAAAAAAGGTGGGAAAAACTATTTCACACGCGCTGGAGCTTTTAGGTTTGATGCTAATGGAAATTTGGTTGATTCAGCAACTGGTGCAATAGTTCAAGGTAAAATGGCTGATGCTTCAGGGGTTGTCCCACCTGGCGCTAAACTTGAAGATATAAAGATTCCCTTTGGTCAAAAGTCACCAGCTAAAGCAACATCAGTTATAAAACTTACCGGTAATCTCAATGCCGGTGGAATTCCGAAAGGTAACATATTAAGGAGCGCGCGCCTTTACGCAGTTGAAGATGGAAACTCAGATGTAAATAATCTTCTTGCGACTGGAACAGCAAATACAGTGATAACTGGTATGCTCTCGGGTTCAACGACAGTAACTATTCAAGATGGAACGAAAGTTAGAACATATACATATGTTAGCAAAGATGGAGGAGTAGGTGATGGTAATTTCCATACTTTGAATGATTTAATTGCGGAAATAAATAATGACTTTGCTGGTTCGCTATCTGCTTCAATTGATTCAGAAGGTAGAATTGTTTTGAGATCGTCTTCTAACCAGTCCGTTGTGATATCAAGTAACAATCGCAATTTTGAATCTGCTCTCTCTGGGTTGAATGGAAGTTATACGGCAGGTTCAAGTAAATTCTCTGATGAATTTTCCCATGTTGCAAGACCAAACGATCTTTTAACCAAACTTAGAGATGCCCAAGGAAATGATCTTGGACTTGTTGCTGGCGATACGATTACAATCGCTGGTAAAGTCGGTGGCAAAGCGATCACAGCTGTTAATTTCTCTGTAAGCCCTACATCAACATATAAAGATTTTGCTGATGCAATTAAAAATGCTTTTAGGATTAGCAACCCTAAAGGTGTTGTAATTGATTTAGACACAGGTGCTCTCGTTGTAAATGCAGATGGCGGGAAATCTTATGAAATCACTGAACTTAACATTTCATCCACTGGTAGAGACAGATTTAACTCAATTTTTGAAAATAGACCAGGTAATTGGTTAGAGGTTCAAAAGGCGGAAGATGTTGAAGCATCAACTACTGTGACAGTTTATGATTCCCTTGGAAACAAACACAACATAACTTTAAAATTCGTAAAAGATGCAACAACTCCGAACCAATGGTCATGGACTGCTTCCGTCAGCGGGAAGGAAGTTATAATTGCTGGTGGAAGTGGTAAAATTGTGTTTAATTCAGATGGATCAATAAGAAGTTTCTTTTTTGACGATGGAAGCTCAACTTTGAGGCTTGATCCTGGAGATAATTCTGCCGATATACTTGACATAGTAATTGATCCTGGAAAAATTGGTGAATTCGCCGGGATAACTCAAATGGAAGGACCTTCAAGTTTAATAGCAGATCAGAATGGATATGGGCTTGGATTTTTGAACACAATTTCCGTAAATGAAGATGGTAAGATTTTAGGTGTGTTTTCAAACGGAACAGTTCGTGTTCTCGCACAGATTCTGGTTGCGACATTTAATAACCCGAGCGGTTTATTGAGGGTTGGCGATAACATGTTTGATATCTCTGCAAACTCTGGAACACCGATAATTGATGAGCCAGGTTCGGCGATTCAATCAAAGGTAATGTCAGGAGTATTAGAACAATCCAATGTTGATCTTGCCGAAGAATTTACAAGGATGATAATAGCTCAGCGTGGTTTTCAAGCGAACGCGAGAATAATAACGACGAGCGATGAATTTTTGCAAGAAATTGTTAATTTGAAGCGATAA
- a CDS encoding flagellar protein, whose product MSSEINGVKVPFIPIGGVEVLKRENVGVKIPEFGAKFSDILRDEIEKVKFSNHALKRMEERDVRLSNEELKLLNDAVIRAEQKNTRDVLILLRDIAFIVNVKNRTVITVVDSENMREHVFTNIDGAVII is encoded by the coding sequence ATGTCAAGTGAGATAAATGGCGTAAAAGTTCCGTTCATCCCTATTGGTGGTGTTGAGGTTTTAAAGCGAGAGAATGTAGGTGTAAAGATTCCTGAATTTGGAGCTAAATTTAGTGATATCCTCAGAGATGAAATTGAAAAGGTTAAGTTTTCCAACCATGCTTTGAAACGAATGGAGGAAAGGGATGTCAGATTGAGTAATGAGGAGTTAAAGTTATTAAATGATGCAGTGATCCGAGCGGAGCAAAAAAACACAAGGGATGTGCTAATTTTGTTGAGAGATATTGCGTTTATTGTGAATGTTAAGAATAGGACTGTTATAACCGTTGTTGATAGTGAAAACATGAGAGAGCATGTTTTCACCAATATTGATGGTGCAGTAATAATTTAA
- a CDS encoding flagellar hook assembly protein FlgD — MEKVNSVPNLGGMLSTVGNAQDSGKSILEKDDFLKLLITQLNYQDPLNPIQSTEFASQLAQFSTVEQLYNINSNLLKSINASYATNRSITNALIANLIGKSVMVYGDVLKLEQGDVVDFGYELKGDAKSVEIKILDSAGNVVRNFKVGEKKSGRYDFNWDGKDEKGNYLPEGNYKIKIEAFDKDGKSVVVNTYISGVVEGVRYKQDNTVILVKGIEFSIADVIEIKDRRKDVK, encoded by the coding sequence ATGGAAAAGGTTAATTCAGTCCCAAATCTTGGAGGTATGCTTTCAACCGTAGGTAATGCTCAAGATTCTGGTAAATCAATTCTTGAAAAGGATGACTTTTTGAAACTTTTAATAACGCAGCTTAATTATCAAGATCCTTTAAATCCGATTCAAAGCACGGAATTTGCAAGTCAGCTTGCGCAGTTTAGCACGGTTGAACAACTTTACAATATCAACTCAAATCTTTTAAAAAGCATCAATGCAAGCTACGCAACTAATCGCTCAATTACGAATGCCTTGATAGCGAATTTGATAGGGAAAAGCGTGATGGTTTACGGAGATGTTTTAAAGCTTGAGCAAGGCGATGTGGTTGACTTTGGTTACGAGTTAAAAGGTGATGCAAAGTCGGTTGAGATTAAAATCCTTGATTCCGCAGGAAATGTTGTTAGAAACTTTAAAGTTGGGGAGAAAAAAAGCGGAAGATATGATTTTAATTGGGATGGCAAAGATGAGAAAGGAAATTACTTACCAGAGGGAAATTACAAGATCAAGATTGAGGCATTTGATAAAGATGGTAAATCTGTGGTTGTAAATACTTACATAAGCGGTGTAGTTGAAGGTGTGAGATATAAACAAGATAACACTGTTATATTGGTTAAAGGAATTGAGTTCAGCATTGCTGATGTAATTGAAATAAAGGACAGGAGGAAAGATGTCAAGTGA